The Maniola hyperantus chromosome 6, iAphHyp1.2, whole genome shotgun sequence sequence ccccaaatgtcagctataagatctacctaactgccaaatttcgtgattctaggtcaacgggaagtaccctgtaggtttcttgacagacagacggacagacagacagacagacagacaacaaagtgatcctataagggttccgtttttccttttgaggtacggaaccctaaaaactgactTACTTTAAACTTACACATTCTTCTCGGAAGAAATGGTACTCCGATCccgtggtagattcattttacgattcaaaagcacgtgtgaaaaattatttgaatttattaaaaattttatttcatagtcGAGAACCAAAACTAGTTTTCTTATTTTTTCCTGATTTCAGATTTGCCATGGCTCTCTTTGACGGTGTATATGGCGGGGAAGCTGATGAGCTCGTTCTATTTCGCCATCACGTACCTGTACACCTTGGAGCTGTTCCCGACGTACACCAGGAACTCGATGCACGCGCTGTGCTCCTCACTCGGCCGCGTCGGATCCATCGTCGCACCACAGACACCTTTACTGGTAATATTGACTTTATTATAGTTTTGCTCAGTTGATGAAAaagcaaataattattattataagtcatcatcatcatcatcatcaaccgatagacgttcactgctagtgctggacataggtctcttgtagggacttccacacgccccgggtttgcgccgcctgaatccagcggctccctgcgactcgtctgatgtcgtccatctacctagtgggggtcttcttcaaagctgaagtggcaatgggcagggtacatagtttgaaaaaccgttATAAGTTGGAGTCACAAGGTTCCGGAACGGCGATCTCACACCAGAACCtgaattatatatgtacctgtgtatatctttatctatatattattattaaggcatttctgtgcctattaatatacatattacttatattataattattatctttatgttccctaacaacttacgtacaccttaaacccagtttcactagcccttaaatcctcttcaacctagttgcctggtagagatcgcttcacagcgatgaggccgctgattgtatgttcttcttttacatgtttctttttgtgtcttttctttttggtgtacaataaagaatattaaactaaactaaaaccggaaagtgtattattttaaatttctgaacctcccactaggtggacagatgacatcaaacgcaataccgtggcgtgtggaaatccctacaagagacctatgtccagcattggatgtctatcggttggcatagtgatgattattattaatgactTTCAGACGGTGTACTGGCCGGGTCTGCCCTCGTTCGTGTTTGGTCTGGCCGCGCTGGTGGCGGGTCTGTCCACGTTCCTCGTGCCCGACATAGCCGACGACGCGTTGCCCGACACCGTGCTTCAGGCCGAGGCGCTGGGGAAACCCAAGATACCTTCCAAGGCAGTCGGGACTTACAATGAGGGATTTGATAGTCAAATGTGAAAAAATGCTATagactaagaaaatattttatttacataggtagttttttttaagaatattagccactagcttatgcccacaacttagtccgcgtggactactcagatttcaaacccccattttatgaattttcaaaaataatagcaagctgcatgccaaatttcagcccgatccgtccagtagtttgagttgcgcgttgatagatcagtcagtcagtcacctttttgttttatattatactagcttatgctcgcgacttcgtccgcgtggactacacaaaattcaaacccctattttacctccttaggggttgaattttcaaaaatcctttcttagcggatgtctacgtcataatagctatttatttagcatgcctttcagcccgatccgtccagtggtttgagctgtgcgttgataaatcagtcagtcaccttttcgttttatatagtatttagattttagcgtttaaactaccgtgagtgatttccattataaatacgatctgtcccggcttactcacgtgtgtagtcgacgttagcccgcgGCGTTGTGCGGCggcggatgggttcgaaactagtcgggctaacgtcgactacacacgtgagtaagccgagACAGAtcgtatttatttagattttaattaatattccccttctccctccaactaagcatcaagcttttgctaggagtaggctacgacaatagtgcaacgggcggggtttaaacCACCAACcctttggttttcagtccactacttGAGGCGTCTTATAGTTATAAGTTTTGATTGTGATAGGAGACGGATGTTGCTTAATTTGAGGCTACATTTTGgaagatgaaaaaaaaaatttgttccttaataaagtttaagtggcTACAAAATTATTATCCTTCCTTCCTAGACTTCCGTCCACTAAAAGAATGACCTAAGAAGGTACGATACGCTGAGTTTTCGCAACAGATTCAGGCTGATTGCATatgaaatagtaggtacctatttgccaTTCTAAaacttaagtaataattaaatcgAGAGCGTATTTTTCAAATCAGTATACactttttgttaaaattacctacctagttacctagATTATTTTTCGTAGATGATTTTAGCGAATGCGTTGAACAGTATATTACAATAaactttattgttattatttatagataaatataaaacaagTTATGAATCAGTTgtgtttttcatttatttctcATGAATTTATTTGAAATGAAAGCAACTCACAACGATCTcactagatggcaccacaagacATAATTCCAATCACTATGAAGCCTGAATCACGCTAACGAAAATTTAATACCAGAAtactatataattattatacaagttCCAAGATGCAATGGTCGGAGCAAGTGGGTCCCAATCATGACACCCGCTCACAGGGAAATCTTGCTATTGTTACGGTCGAGCCTACAACACATCGCTCGACAGCAATTTTTCCAGGAATAGGAAGTACAGTAcaggtacgcggccgaaagtaatgaacgtcgacctttagaagcagatttgtagagcgtagtctctgtcgttaagaccgacaaaatttcacataggtatgagtgccaGAGAGAACGCGCTACAAAGCCATTTCTGTAcctaatatttcctgccggctataGTGAATGtacaaaccgatagacgttggggtcccaaggtgctggaatggcgacctcgcgtcggaagacgcagcgttggaagaccacccactaggtggacggacgacatcagacgagtcgcagggagccgctggatggcggccgcgcaagaccgttgcgtgtggaagtcactacaagaaacctatgtccagcagtggacgtttattggttgatgatgatgatgatgatgatgacagtgaTGTAAGTCCTTACCATAGAGATAGGTCCTTACACTATAATGCCCGAACACAAGTCGATATGTTGTTTGCCACAGTTGGCACATCTTCCCCACTCGCTGCGGATGTGTAATTGCGACATGGTTGCGCGCCAAACTCCATTCTTACCTCACGACACGGATACGACtaaaggctgttttacgccagagcaacacAGTGGCAGGGAGGCAAGCTACTGGACTGCAAGTTATATTAATTGAAAATGTAGCAAGAGTCGTCGGCTATTTCGACAGCACGTTGTGTTAGAATATAAGTCTCTAGTGTTATTATAGTCTGTGAAGATGTCACATTTGACATCCTAGGTTTTTCTGTGTTCATTTGTCTACGCTTTTTGGTTATAAAATGGTAATAATATAAAGCCGTAATTTGAGAATAACGACAAGTGAGATAAAAGTAAGATGTGGTTTAATTTACTTAACGGTATCTTACatcatattttttcaaaaaatggaATGTGAGACGCGTGGGGGACTAACAGCTTAAAGTAAAGCCAAAATAACCGCGGACAcaatgtaaacaaacaaacgaGAGGTCGTTCGTCTAATGAAGAGGTAAAACACTtttgtcttctatatataaaaaataaatataatcaatcGGCTCCTTGAACGCGAGCGCGTTCCGAAAATCCCTTACGTATAGTATAGTTATGCTTTTATTTACATCGTTTCCATGTCGCAAGGTCTGAACAAGATTTAGCTATCGTAAGCTATTTTCAATTTGGCCCCGTTTGCACCTGCGGGTCTGCTTGCAATATTAATCTGCGCCGCATCGCATCCACCGCACGGGGATTTGGGTTTAAATCCTTCCAAAttgttactactactactaaaatAGGTTTTATACGAAAATTGAATAAGTAAAACgagcatcactacccatattataaattcaaaagcgtgtttgtttgttgctttgtcatTTAATTACGCCGCAACTGAGCAAAGACTTGAAGAGTGACATAATAGGCTCCTTTTATTatcatactagctgacccgccccggcttcgcttggatggaatttagaaaattgaggtgagggttgaatttacaaaaatcctgaaaatacACATTTGTTCATTTattaccgaaaacccaaataccaattttcattcaaataacttgaaaaatgaccaactttcatacaaactttcatcccctatttaacccccttagtagaagaatttccaaaaatcgtgaaagacttatttttttattttaaccgaAAGTTTAAATAAGAATTtccatcgatgtaacttcaaaaatgacggactttcatacaaacttccatcccccatttaacccaatcaggggtggaatttcaaaaaaattctttattagTAGATAccaactctttacaaagaacacaccctcaaaatttcatgtctctacgaccagcggtttaggctatgcgttgatatataagtcagtcagtcaggactttgaattttatatataccttaATAGATAACCTTAATcaacgtggatgaagtcgcaggcatcaactagtttattATAACTCAAGCTGTAGGTGATTTAAAATACTGCAGTATCTAAAAATATTGTGTGCACTTCAATTAGGTACTTTATACATTTACCGCTGCGACagtaatttacattttattaccTTTCGTTGCATAAAAACAATTATCCTTATCgtttaaataaagattaaagtTGTAAAGCTAAAGACTAGTTAGGTTcaataaacacaaaaaaatactatCTGCAGAATTTCAGATGATTAGTTAAGTTGCtaacaaaaatctaaataccaAATACTATatttcccgcaaattgctaatacgcgtggccgccattttagtgacgtaagcactagactgaagtttcgagctgatggtatatttttatttaggctgatgtcaaaatgacgtcatttagatgtttatgtgacatggttccagcgcaatagcaatttgcgggacttataccaaacaaaaataccaaataaaaaatacaataataatagtcAAAAGAGACTGACACAGGTTAAACCAGctgtacaatgaaccaaaagcctaatttgctataatccgcggAAACAGGTTGAacctgtatggtgcaacatgcagcatgcgaaatgcaccgcccgccctcccactgctaaacatgcaggaagaagcagccaccaggcaagcaatacgcaccatcaccacgcagcaccacacaaatcccaaacacactcgacgcacgtttcgccccgagaCCCGCACCTccgcaaagtaggtacctacctaacgcctgcttctatacaacatttaaacCAGCTGCTTGAGGGAGCAGTGGGCAGCTTAAGATTTTCGTAGAAAAAATGGCCGTTAGATATGAacacttaggtaagtataatcaCGAAGAATGCAGCTACCACCATAAATTTAGatgatgggatgggatgggatgggatgccCTCCAGCACATTGAAAACGGTAAAATAATAAGgaggcgtccataaattacgtgagatgtttaagggggtgagggggtcgagtcaaatacTCAGCTAAGCAAGTCTCAGAAATGATAAACAAAATGACCAGGGGAAAATCACCTGGACACGACAGCCTCAGCATCGAACATCTGAAATACGCGGGCTTTCACTTACCAAGGGTGTTGTCGATGTTTTACTCGCTCTGTATTAGTCACACATATATCCCTTTGAGCATGATGAGAACTATAATAGTGGTCCCCATTGTTAAAAACAAGACGGGTGACATTTCTGACCGGTCTAATTATAGACCCATATCGCTTGCTACCATAGTTGCCAAGGTATTGGATAGTCTGATTGACAGAAAGCTCAGCGAGACGCTTCAATTTCATGACGCGCAGTTTGGATTTCGGCCTGGACTTTCTACGGAAACCGCGATATTAAGCCTGAAGCAGACTGTCCAATACTATACCAGTCGGAAAACGCCGGTGTACGCCTGTTTCCTTGATCTTTCCAAAGCTTTTGATTTAGTGTCATACGATGTGCTTTGGGAAAAGATGAAGCAAGCAGGCGTACAACCGGAGTTGCTTAGTATTATGCGATTTTGGTACGCAAACCAGTTAAACAGTGTTCGGTGGGGAAGGGAGCTCTCTGATCCGTACAGGTTGGAGTGCGGGGTGAGGCAGGGGGGGTTGACCTCGCCTAAGCTCTTCAACCTGTACGTGAACGAGCTGATCGTGGAACTCAGCAAAAAGCCAATCGGCTGCTGGATAGACAACGTCTGCGTAAATAATCTAAGCTATGCTGACGACATGGTGTTGTTGGGTCCCACGGCCGGCTCGATTAGAGAGCTGCTTCAATCCTGTGAGGAGTACGCTGCTAGACATGGGTTAGTATATAACGTGGCCAAAAGTGAATACCTGATCTTTAAGGCCCCCCGTAAGCAAGTGCAATACGAGCCTAGTATCGCGCTCAATGGTACTTTATTGAAACGTGTCACCAAGTTCAAATATCTAGGTCACTATGTTACGGAGGACCTTAAGGATCAGGCGGACATAGAACGAGAACGAAGAGCCTTAGCTGTAAGGTGTAATATGTTGGCCCGCAGGTTCGCCCGATGTAGTAAGGAAGCAAAAATTACGCTATTTAAAGCTTACTGTCAAACCTTCTACACGGGGGGCCTGTGGACTAACTACACTCAAAAGGCACTCGACACGCTGAGGGTGCAATACAACAATGGTTTCAGGATACTGTTGGGCTTGCCGCGGTTTTGTTCGGCGTCAGGCATGTTTGCAGAAGCACGAACGGATGATTTCTATGCCATAATAAGGAAAAGGACGTCATCCATCCTGGCAAGGCTGCGTTCGAGCTCCAACAGTATCCTGAATATGATGGCGGGAAAGCTGGATACGCCAATTCTCCAGCATTTCATTCAAGTTCTCGTCCGGTAAATACGCAGAGTATTGACCGGACGAGGGCTTGAAAGTGATCCCAAAGTCTAATTGTTTGCGCCCTATTATGATAgctgttgtaaaaataaaataataataaaatgtttatactaacatagttttttaagcattatatgtgtactaacaaaatatgggtctttgttgccttattaaataaagaattaaattaaattaaattaaattaaatatcacgcaatttttgttcagattgaaacaaaaaaaatatactattttggtccatttaatccagattgtatttatttattacacatacacatacacataactccgaaaagttagaggtgcgtgcccgggatcaaacccccgacctccgattagaaggcggacgtcctaaccactaggctatcacatcttcacatataggtaggtatatcttgataaaaatgtaatgtaaatatGAAGAGCTAACAGATCAATAATACATTAATTCTAAATCTTATCTGTTTTATTGAAAACATGTtccatttttattgtatttatttagttCGAGTCTTCTTATGATTCAATCTAAACGTGCGAGATGAGTGCAATTCAACTTATAATCTGAGTTTCCAAGCTATCCTTTTAACCGGTTTATCTTGCAGATTAGATATTAACATACTGTTTAGGTTTGACTCAAGTGCAAACGTAAAGATACAAATATTTACTTGAGCTTTCTCCTCAAAttaccaaaaaatattttaagactGAACAACAAAATATTGTTTGAGTTGTTTCATTTCACAACTTGAGTTCATCAAACGTAGACAAAAACCGGATGAGTACTGCCAATTTCCTATTCAAGAGTTCCTATTGGAATAattacttataaatattataaaaattgaatgaataaatgaagaAATTCTTATTGAAATGGATGCTATGAATGTTGTAAGTGTGAAGAAAGTGGATTTGGACAGTGTTTTGGATCAGTTTAGCATTTTCAAACGATACCACATCAAATtgataattttgatttttatatcATTGGTTTTTAATGGGATGTACTCTATGAACTATGTGTTTGTTGCAGAAGAAGTGTCTTACAGGTGCGTAACGTaaatcttttatattatttgtttttttatttaggtaggtatgtcattTTTTCAAACTATCTGTGTCTGATTGGGGAGGGATAGGCTGCGGTCTTTCtctatttgttttatttgtctTTCTCTATGTGTTCTAGTTTATTAAATCTTTGGACTGCATTTCTTTCTCTTTATGCTTTTCTGACCGATTTTATTAATGCTTTTCAACATTGTAATGTTCATTAATGTATCCATcatctaattaattaatgttttaaaataaaatgcagtaagtattataaataatatctatcccggctgtactcacgtgtctagtcgacgttagctcgactagtttcgaacccatccggggtcctttttcaagggagtcagttcgcgcacgcgccgcggctgtgactctaattaattaagtattatattatgtttttttaagaaATGGTTAGTTTTAACTAAGATCAATGATGAGCTATGTATGTAGATGAGTCATCATCCAAACAAAAAAACGTGTTCTATGAACATTGAcgtattatagtaggtatgaagctgtcaaaattagtatggaaCTGGCCATCAATTTACCAGCAAAAGCGAGTTTGGTGTACAAACATTTTTGTTTGGAATAATCTGTCTAGAGCGTAGGTACTCGTAGTACAAGAAAATAAcggataaaatatattattattaccaaaCCTAAAACCAAATGACTTACctatgcccggtttctgagctcgtcagttatgttctcattagctgttaattcaataaagttatgtataAGATAAACGTCGTTTAACTGTCCATGCGTTTCTGAACACAACAAAAACTATGAAACCGATAACCAGTTAATTATTGTGTCACTAGATGGATCTGTTACAGGAAACGAGTTTAAAAtgcatattattactttatttcgCCATCaacactagttttattaataatagtattttttctatgctaaataagtggctaaacactgtttttgcaaaataacgaacaacttactaataaattacttttaaatctaaaaatacgcaaaccatgaactacctacagacagatgaaacgtcaaataacttATGGAATAGATAAACGGCGCACATTGGCCAGTTAAGTtttatcttgcattgcgttgttcAGAAACGCACTGTCTCGAGTTATAGGGCTAATagcgctattgaatagataaaccgtcGATAAAAGtactcagaaaccgggcattagTTTGTCTAATCCGTGCTACAGATGATAATTTcacaacaaacaaaatataattctgAAGTAAAAGATAGTGAGAAAATGATGACATTATGAATTTTTCCAGATGCAAAGTCGATGTTGAAGGTGATCTCTGTAGCCCAGCTAATTCTACACGCAAATGTTCAGAGTGGGATTATGATGATCCTGATAGTTTTGTTGCGTACGTAAGTAGATTCTCTTTTATATTCTATAACTGAATCTGACATGACGTatgtacttactagcttatgctcacaacTTCGactgcgtggattacacaaatctCAAAACCCTAttctacccccttaggggttgaatttgcaaaaatcctttcttagcggatgtctacgtaataattgctatctgcatgccatatttcagcccgatccgtccagtagtttgagctgtgcgttggtagatcagtcaatcagtcaccttttcgtttatATTTTCAGATTTGGTTATTGATTGCACTACGTAATTGCGTTTTTGAAAGCTTATTAAAGAACTTGTATTATGTATGGCTTTAGTGTAGTAACAGTTAAGAATcgcaattttattgaaataaattaaaataaaatttcgagaattttagcgtttaaactaccgtgagtgatttccattttaaatactatctgtctcggcttactcacgtgtgtagtcgacgttagcccgactagtttcgaacccatccagggtgcaaaaccgcggcgcgtgcacggacggactcccttgaaaaaggaccccggatgggttcgaaactagtcgggctaacgtcgactacacacgtgagtaagccgggacagatagtatttaaaaTTTCGAGAATATTAGTTTTTAGCTATAATAATTACAGTTTCAACTAGCTTGCCAAGAATGGAAGAAGACACTTATTGGGACGGTGCACAATATTGGAAGTATGTGTGGATTGCTGCTTATTGGACCCTTGTCCGATTGgtgagaaatatttttttctgatgGCTCTGAGGACTAACCTGAAAACCTTgataaaagtcccgcaaattgctattacgctggaagcatgtctcattaacatcgaaatgacgtcattttgacgtcagccgaaataaaaacatgtgctgacgtcactaaaatggcggccacgcgcattagcaatttgcgggacttataccagtttttttactttatttataacttgttctgattttaatttttcttaagGTTTGGAAGAAAACCTATTGCAGTGCTAACAGGTGTTTTAGGAGCAGTCTTTGGTACCTTCAGAAGTTTTTCTCCAGGGTACTGGTTCTACATAGCGATGGAATTTCTCGAAGGTGCAATAGGAGATAATTCTTCGCCATTATTCATATTGAGTGAGTGTTAAGTTTTACTAGCTTGAACGAGTTTTCAAGAAAGGAGAACGACAGATCCTGACCCACCAGTgtacacacaatataaattaatgataatcatcctagtattaaataaccacttaaaaattaaaaattatgattttaaacttgtggattttttattagtttcacaattacttataggtaaattgcataaTAACCTAGAATTATTATGTGACTTAatcttagatttaatgaaaaaccgcaagtttTAGAGGTGGTAAATcctatatttaataaaattatcagtgatgaaacggcaacaaaatgctgcataaaacatacgtgtaaacgactttcatataataaaatgggttacggttctatagaaattctgtcattATCTTTGAAACAACGTCCATTTTATtaaacaatgtttttatttttgtttcagcaTTAGAAGCAACATCAACAAGAAATAAGCTGTTAGTCTTTATGTTTAGCTGTATAGGTTTTGTCATTGGTGGAGTTGGTTTAGGGTTTTTGGCTTGGCTAACTCCTGACTGGAGATGGTTTTTACGAGCTCTTTATATACCCGGATTCATATTTCTTACATATCAGTGTTTCTTGAATGAAAGTCCAAGATGGCTCTTGACAAAAGGACGTAAAGAAAAAGCTATAACTATTCTCGATAATGCAGCAAAGAgcgataaatttaaaattgataaaagtACTCTAGAAAACTTATCATATGAAGATGAAGGAAAGGTACCCCTTGCAGAATTGTTGAAAGAAACGTTGAAATCAAGAAAGTTAAGGAAAAGATTCTTCGTGTGTTGTATTTGGTGGACAACCTCCACTTTTGTGAACTACGGGTTAATGATTAACTCGGTTTCCTTACAAGGAAACAAATATGTGAACTATATGTTGGTTGCGTTGGTTGATTTACCAGGAACTTTAATTGTCACTTATATATTAATGCATTTTAAGAGAAAAGTACCATTGATGTTCTCATTTTTCGCTGGTGCCATTTTATGTATATCACAACCGTTTTTGCCTACAAGTGagtatttatttgcataattaaattaaaaatttaaaaacccccGACACAAAAAACTCTGAaacgttaaaaataatatgtattggcCCTTTATaagtttaactagcttatgctcgcgacttcatccgcgtggactacacaaa is a genomic window containing:
- the LOC117983161 gene encoding solute carrier family 22 member 1-like: MDAMNVVSVKKVDLDSVLDQFSIFKRYHIKLIILIFISLVFNGMYSMNYVFVAEEVSYRCKVDVEGDLCSPANSTRKCSEWDYDDPDSFVAYFQLACQEWKKTLIGTVHNIGSMCGLLLIGPLSDWFGRKPIAVLTGVLGAVFGTFRSFSPGYWFYIAMEFLEGAIGDNSSPLFILTLEATSTRNKLLVFMFSCIGFVIGGVGLGFLAWLTPDWRWFLRALYIPGFIFLTYQCFLNESPRWLLTKGRKEKAITILDNAAKSDKFKIDKSTLENLSYEDEGKVPLAELLKETLKSRKLRKRFFVCCIWWTTSTFVNYGLMINSVSLQGNKYVNYMLVALVDLPGTLIVTYILMHFKRKVPLMFSFFAGAILCISQPFLPTNLPWLSVLFYLAGKLMCWFYFYITYIYTAELFPTYTRSSMQALCSSIGRVGSVVAPQTPLLMVYWSGLPSFVFGLAALVGGLSTFFVPDILSDDVLPDTVHQAEALGKPKIPSHAVGTCNEGFDT